One part of the Mobula birostris isolate sMobBir1 chromosome 17, sMobBir1.hap1, whole genome shotgun sequence genome encodes these proteins:
- the smn1 gene encoding survival motor neuron protein 1: MTPGTERGRGVMTLFVGPTDGATMAEESSVGETVFRRGCGQSDDSDIWDDTALIKAYDKAVSSFKNALKNGECVQPLSKEHVGSGTKRKNKRHRSRKKNNVHPTRKWRVGDTCNAVWSEDGNVYLATIQSICEQEGTCIVMYTGYGNKEEQSLSDLLPADVSEAENEAAEQKNGTGQQSTDESEAISPVIKPRQSNEAKPKSPMGQSSWNHHYPPRPPPTSGFSFPGEKFRGPPPFLPGWLPMGLAGPPLIPPPPPMSPDTTDEDAEALGSMLIAWYMSGYHTGYYLGLKQGRMEACAGKSPRSSVIKM; encoded by the exons ATGACGCCAGGGACGGAGCGCGGTCGAGGTGTGATGACGTTATTTGTGGGGCCAACTGACGGCGCTACGATGGCCGAGGAAAGTTCAGTTGGGGAAACGGTTTTCCGACGGGGCTGCGGCCAG AGTGATGACTCAGACATCTGGGATGACACGGCGCTGATCAAAGCCTACGACAAGGCGGTGAGCTCGTTCAAA AATGCGCTGAAGAATGGTGAATGTGTTCAGCCTTTGTCCAAGGAGCACGTTGGAAGTGGAACTAAACGAAAAAACAAAAGGCACAGAAGCAGGAAGAAGAATAATGTCCATCCAACTAGGAAA TGGCGAGTTGGTGATACGTGTAATGCGGTGTGGTCAGAAGATGGCAACGTATACTTGGCTACCATTCAGTCTATTTGTGAGCAGGAGGGAACGTGTATTGTAATGTACACTGGCTATGGCAACAAGGAGGAGCAGAGTTTATCGGACCTGCTTCCAGCGGATGTATCCGAAGCAGAGaatgaggctgctgaacag AAAAATGGGACAGGCCAACAATCAACGGATGAGAGTGAAGCTATTTCACCGGTAATTAAACCTCGGCAATCCAATGAAGCCAAGCCAAAATCTCCAATGGGTCAGTCTTCGTGGAACCACCATTATCCTCCTCGACCACCACCAACATCAGGATTTAGCTTT CCTGGTGAGAAGTTTCGTGGTCCACCACCTTTTCTACCTGGGTGGTTGCCCATGGGTCTCGCAGGGCCACCG TtaattcctcctcctccaccaaTGAGTCCAGATACTACGGATGAGGATGCTGAAGCCTTAGGAAGTATGTTAATTGCCTGGTACATGAGCGGCTACCATACTGGTTATTATCTG GGCCTCAAGCAAGGGCGGATGGAAGCATGCGCGGGGAAGAGTCCTCGGTCTTCAGTTATTAAAAT GTGA